The Streptomyces sp. NBC_00510 genomic interval CCTCCCCCTCGAATCCGGGGTACGGCGGCGCGATGACACGGAAGCCCTTGTTCTCGTAGTGGGCGATCCAACTCTCCCAGGCCCGCGGTGTCACCCAGAAGCCGTGGACGAGGACGATGGTGTCGGGTTGCATCAGTGTGCTCCTTGGCGGGGCCTATGACTGGTCGTGATCTGTCGAAGGTCGACGCGAGTCGCTCTTGCGCACTGCCCCACAGTTGGGGCCGCTCACCCCTCGACGCTGGCTGCGCTTTGGGTGGCGGCCATTGGACGAAACCCACAAGGGGACAGGCCGACGGGCACGTCTTTGGTTTTTGCCGGCGATAAGTGGCCGTCGTTTCCGGTGCCGTCGAGGCCGGTTCGACTTGACCGCAAGCCGGCGCAGAAAGGTCGAGCAAGATTCCCTTGTCGCTTTCGCGATGAGCCTCCACCACCTCTCTGTCCCGGCGTTTCGATCTCCAATCGATGACCGGGAAGGTCCGGCGAGTGTGACACCGAGCACTGAAGGTTGCCTCATTGGCAAATCGCAGACTGTGTATTCCGAGGGACCCGAAGCATCCCCTATTGCATCGCACGCAGGGACATCGAGTCCTCGACGCGGCTTGGCCGGCATCGCTGGGAGACAGAGCGGACCGTGTCCTGGCCGGCTGCCGACGCCTGCACCGCCGCCGCGAACGTGAGGCCGGGTGGCACCTCGCTGTCCTCGACATCGCAGCAGCCCTGATCGGCTACCGCCACCTCACCAGGCGAAACTTCGCGTGATCAGGGAGTTCTCAGGCGGTGGGGTATCTGTCCCGTGCGGAGGAGAACCGAGCCTCCTCCTTGCGGGCTCTGCTGGTCCACAGCCTGAACGGGCAGGGCCGGTACGAGGAGGCGTTTGCCGAGTCCCAACTGCCGACGCTTCCCGCGTCCCGCGCCGGGAGCGGGCAGTCTGCCATGGTCGCCGCGGCGCTGCACGGTCTGGGCCGCCGCGACGAAGCGGAAGCCGCCGCATGTCAGGCATTGGGCGAGTGCGAGCGGTTCCTCCATCCCACCCATCCGCGCATCCGCGAAGCGCGGGAATTGCTGGCCCGCATCACCGCCGGGGATCCTCCGTCCGAAACCCCGGGCGCGGGCGCCGGATCCTCGTAAGGCCCGGACGGGCTCACTGGTGAGTGGCGTCGCGTGATCGCCCGACTGGTCGCCGTCATGAGCGAATGCTGTGATCGGCGCTACAACCAGACGAGGAAGTGGTGAGTGATCGAGCTCAGGCCGTAGACGGCCGGACCTCGGCAGGGGCGGGCCGCTTGCCCAGGTTTCGCCAGGCTATGGCGCCCAGAACGGGCAACAGGACCATGATGACCAGCCAGCCCACCTTGGGCAGCGTTCGAATGCGCGCCGCGGGGGTCCTGATGCAGTCGACCAGCGCATAGACGTACTACGCCGCGACTATTGCGTAAATCGCGTAGACCAGCACTGATGTCATCGGGCTACCTCACGTGCAAGGGCTGCTGCCCGTTTGTGTGCGGCACGGCCTGGCCCCACTGTGCGGTCATGTTAACCGGTATCCGCGGGGGCTCCGGCTACGGTGCGTGATCCTTGGGTCGGGAAGGCGTTCCCCTGCGGTCTGCCGGACCCGGGAGCCGGACCTGCGGTCCTCCGGCACGGCGGGGGCACCGGCGGCGCCACCCGACATCCCGCGCTGGGGCGGCGGCATGACGTGCGGCGGGCTGTGCGATGCCGGGCCCCGCTTCTGCCGGAGCACCGTAAGATAGGTGACACTCGAAATCTAATTACCCGAGGGGTATCCGATGGGGCGTGTATCGCAGGCTCAGGCGCAGGAGAACCGGCAACGCGTGGTGGTCACCGCTGCTCGGCTGTTCCGGGAGAAGGGCACTGGCATAAGCGTCGCCGACGTGATGCAGGCGGCCGGATTGACCCATGGCGGGTTCTACAAGCAGTTCGCCTCCAAGGATGCGCTGGTCGGTGAGGCCACCGCCCGGGCCTTTGCCGACCTGGAGGGGCGCCGCACGCAGGCGGACGATGAGCACGACGGGCAGCGCGACGCCGCACGCCGGGCACTGACCGGCTGGTACCTGTCGGCTGGGCATCGTGACGACCCCGCCGACGGCTGCGCCTCCGCCGGGCTCGCCGTCGACATGGCCCGTGACGCGGGCGACTCGGCGGCGCATCGGGTGTACGACGACGGGGTGCGTGACTTCGCGGAGTGGCTCGCCGTCGACAGTGAGGACGATGGCCTGGTCCGCCTGTCCATCATGGTGGGGGCTCTGCTCCTGGCCCGGGCCACCCACGGCTCCCCGCTGTCCGACAAGCTCCTCCAAGTCGCACGTGAGGCCCTGTCGGCGCGCGACTGATCACGCACCGCCCGTCGGAGGTGGTGGCCCTTGCCCTTTTTAGATGGCATGTCATGTCTAATCTATCTTTGTGAGGCCCGGCCGCAGGCGGCTACATCCACCCGTGGAGGTTGCTTCCTCGGTACGTGACCGGTCTCCGTACGACCGACCTCGCGCGGGTGGCGTCAGAGATCCCGAGCCCGCACGGGCAGAGCGTGTGCTCGCTACCGCCGCCCTTCTGCAGGGCCTGCTGACCCTGTCGGACCAAGCCCGGGCCCCGTGCACCGGCCGGACCAGCGAAGCAATGGAGAAAGTTCGATGACCACGATTTTGATCACGACAGCCAACGGCGAGACCGGCCGACCGATGGTCGACTACCTGCTCACGGCGGGCTTCCACGTGCGCGCCATGGTCCGCACGGACGACGAGCGGGCACAGCGACTGCGTGACAAGGGCGCCGACGTCGTATTCGGAGACCTGCTCAACCTCCGCGACGTTCGCAAGGCCATGGAGGGCGTCCAGCGCGCCTACTTCAACTACCCGGTCGGTGAGGGACTGGTGGAGGCCGCAGTGATGTTCGCCCAGGCCGCCAAGGAGGAGGACCTCGAGCTCATCGTGAACATGTCGCACTTCCAGTCCCGGCCCCACGCGCGGAGCAAGGCCACGCAGAACCACTGGCTCTCCGAGCAGATCTTCGACTGGTCGGAAGTCCCCACCACTCACCTGAGGGTCACGTTCTTCATGCAGTGGCTGCTCTACATCTCCGGGCTGATCCGCTACGGCCGCTACGCGATGCCGTTCGACAAGGAGAGCCGCTTCGCCCCGATCGCCGGCCGCGACATCGCGCTGACCGCTGCCAACATCTTCGCCTCGCCCGAAGAGCACGGTGGGCAGGTCTACGCCCTTACCGGCCCTGTGGAATACAGCCACGAAGAGCTCGCGGCCGAGGTCAGCCGGGTGCTGGGCAAGGACCTTCCGTACGAGCAGGTCACCGTGGCCACCTTCCTGGAGATGCTCGGTATCGGGCAGGACATGGCGAAGCTCAAGCACTTCGAGGCTGTGACCCTCGACCAGCGGGAGGGCCGCCTGGCGGGCGTCAGTGATACGGCCCCGCGCATCAACGGGCAGGCGCTCACGACGGTCGAGGAGTTCGTCAATGAACACCGCTCGGCGTTCGAGCTCGACTACACCAAGCCGAGCGTGTAGTCGGCCGGCCCGAGATCACGGCGCCGAGGCCCCCAAGGACATCCACCACGGTCACTGGCCCCTCTTCCAGTGCCGGACGATGCCGCCCGCAGCACGGTGAGCCATCCGACGCCGGCACCGTACGTGGCGAACCCCAGTGGTCAGCCCGTTCCTCTCCGGTGGGCGGGATCGTCGGAGTCGCCGTCGGGGAGGTCGACGAGGATCACTGCTACGTCGTCGCTCAAGTGGCCCTCGGTGTGGTGGAGCAGTTGCTGGTGCAGTTGTTCGAGGAACTCCTTCGGGGTGGTGGCCTGCAGCGCTTCCATGGCTTCGGGAAGGGCGAAGAATTCGTCGTCGCGGTTGCGGGCTTCGATGACGCCGTCGGTGTAGAGCAGCATCCGGTCGCCGGGGAGGAACGGATAGCTTTCGGCTTTGGGCGGAGGTCCGGTGCAGAGGTCCTCCAGACCGAAGGGCGGCAGGGGGCAGGAGGGCGTCAGGGCCCGCACCTTGCCCTGGTGCAGCACCAGCGCGGGCGGGTGGCCACGGTTGATCAGCTCCACCACATGTTCACCCGGGGTGTCCGGCACCTGGGCCAACAGGGCGGTGGTGAATCCCTCGAGCGCGACCTCCTGCCCGAAGGCCCCCGGCACGTCCACCTCCCTCAGCAGCGCGGCCCCACAGTGGTTCATGACCTTCACCAGGTCGTCCTCGTAGTGCACGGCTTCCCGGAAGGCGCCCAGTGCCACTGCGACCGCCCGCATGGCGTTCAGCCCCTTGCCGCGGACGTCTCCCACGATCAGCCGGACGCCGTAGCGTGTCAGCACCGCCTCGTACAGATCACCGCCGACCTGCGCTCCCGTCCCCGCCGCGAGGCTCAAGCTGGCCGCCCGTACCGGACCCAGCCGCGCCGGAACAGGCCGCAGGATGACATCCTGTGCCGCCACGGCGATACGGCGAACCTGATCGAGCTCGCTGCGCCGACGCGCACGCACCGCCTTGCTCAGCATCACACTGGCCACCGACACCACCAGCAGACCCACGAGGTTGCCGAAGACCAGATGGGTTCCCCACGCATGGTTGTAGGTGGCCGTGGTCAGGTTGACGACCAAGGCGACGGCCGCCGCCGACAGGGTGCCCTTCGGGCCCATCGTCAGCGCTGCCAGCGCCGGCACGGCGGTGAGAAGGGGGCCGGTCATCAAGAAATGCGCAGGAGACAGTTCGATCCCCAGCACGCCCAGCGCTATCACGAAGGGCACAGCCTGCGTGAGTGTCAGGAGGACCCCGCTATGGCCGCCCGCTCCCGGCCCGGGAGACGAGCAGGACGGTGACCGCATGCATTCAGCCTGCCCCAGTGCGGCGCCGATCGCACCGTCGAATGTCCGGCACGGCTGATCTGCGAAATTGACGTGCCACCCGCAGCTGCAGTTGCAGCTGTAGCCGCACAGGGAGGGCCCCGCGCCGGTGAAGGGGGTAGGCGACCCGGGGGCGTGGTTGCGACACCAGCGCCCATGCTGAGCGCGGCGCTCGCTCTGTACGGGCCGCTGCCGCTCATCAGGCTGTGGCTCAGCGAGTGATCAACTGGCTGACTTCAGGGGCTGACAGGCCGGCTACCGGGCCGCCTCCGCGCATACCGGGTCGTCGACCGCGCTCACGGTGTACGGGGGCTGTCCCGGCGGGTCGTCGTTCTGGCTGTTGACGACGTAGAGCCGGCAGCCGTGGCGGGCCAGGGTGGTGGGCAGGTCGAATGGCTCGCCGGTGATGCGGTGCGTCACCGTGCCTGCGTGCAGCCCCTGGTCAAGTTCGGCGATGTAGACGCCGTTCGGGGCGCCGTAATTGAGCACCGCGTATAGCGTCCGTCCGCGGAGCAGCATCCCATCGGCCCCGAAGGACGCGCCGCCCAGATCGAGCTGGACGACCTCACCGGTGGCGACGTCCACCCGCCACACCGCCTCGGTCCCGTTGGACGCCACCAGCAGTGTGCTGCCCGACCGGTCCGCGACGATGCCGTTGAGCAGCCAGTACTGCGCGGGGAACTGCGGGAAGGCGGAGCGGATGTCCAGCCACGGTTCCAGGGGCCCGAGCCTGCCGTGGCGGAGGGCGGCACGGTACACCACGGGGTTGGCCCAGTCCGTGACGTAGAGGGCGTCGTCGGTGATCACCAGGTCGTTCAGGTCCGGCGCGCCGAGCGGACCGCCCTGCGCGGTGCGCGTCGCGAGCAGTCGGCCGCGGCGGTCGTGGACGGTCAGTTCGCCTCCCCCCACGGAGTACACCCGCCCCCGGCCGTCCGTGTGCACCCCCAGCGTGCTTGGGCGGTTGGCCAGGCCGTCAGCGCGAAATGACCGCAGGCGCGCGGAGCGGACGTCGCCCCGGTACAGCGCGCCGGTGCCGTCGGAGGACACGTACATCGTGCCGTCGCGGTCGATCGCGATTCCCTCCGGCAGCACCCCGGGAGCCTCGGAGACGACGTAGGTGCGTGGCAGTTCGTGCGCGCTCGCAGGGACGACGGGCAGGGCCGCAAGGCCGGCCAGCAGGGCCGCGGCGCCGAGCCGCGGAAGTCGGGTGGAGCCGGGCATCGTGGCTACCTCCGGGGTGCGTGGTGGACGCCCCCGCGACGCGGGGACGTCCGAGAGCCTGCCCGGGGCCGTACGGCGGCCGCATCGCCTTTCACGTCTAGGCGAAAGGCTTCGCCTGGCCCATAATCGGTCGGCGTGATCCGCTTACACTTCGATGCCGCCGACCTGCGCCGGATCACACTCGCCCCGGCGCCCAACGCCCTGTGGGAGGCGGTCCTCAGCGTGCGCGGCCTGCGCACCGCGACCGCCGGAGCGGGCCGGGCGCATCCTGCCGCCGGGCGGTGGCGCCGCCAGGTGAACGGCAGCTTCGCCGACCGCGCCGGGGTCCTGCTCGACCTGGTGCCCCGTGACGGCTACGTGCCCGACTTCCTGCTCCAGCCCGCCGCCGGGGACCTCGCCACGGCCGTCGACCTGGCCGGGCGCACCCCTGCCGCCCGCATCGCCGAGGACCTGCGGCTCCCGCGGGACCCCGGCGGTCGGGGCGGCGCGCAGGAGCCGCCCAGCCGCTGGTCGCTCGAACTCGCCGCCGGATCGGCATCCGCACGGCGTGTCCTCACAGCCGACCTGCGGAGCTACTTCGCCTCCTCGATCGCCCCGCTGTGGCCGCGGGTCCGCACCGACGGCGCGGCGGACCGCGCCCTGCGGGCCGAGATGCTGCTGCGCGGCGGCGTCGACGCCCTGCTGACCACACTCGGCCCCACCTGGCGCTGGGAACCGCCGGTGCTCCACCTGCCGTCCCGGAACACGTACGACATCCCGCTCTGCGGCCGGGGCCTGCTGCTCATGCCGTCCTGGTTCGCGACCGGCCCCATGATCAGGTACCAGCCCGGCGAACCGACCGTGCTGGCCTACCCGATGCACCTGCAGGAGCCCTCCACCGACCCGGCCGCCCCACCCGGGGCTGCCCTCGGACCGCTGCTCGGGCGGACCCGGGCAGCCGTTCTCCAGGCCCTGCGTGATCCGGCGACGACCACCGCGCTCGCCGAGCGGCTCGGGGTCTCGCTGGCGACTGCCAGCCAGCACGCCGGCGTCCTGCGCGACGCGGGGCTGGTGCGCACGACCCGGATCGGCATCGCCGTCCTGCACACCCTCACCCCGCTCGGCACGGCCCTGCTGTCCGGCGAGCCACCCGCGGCGGTCGGCTAGGCGACGGGTTCGGGCGCGAGCGTGTGCGCGGTCCGTCCGCCGTGGTCGAACCACCGCGGACGGACCGGCCGCACCCGTGGCGGGTGCCGTGAACGGCCGCGCCTCAGCGCAGGCCGAAGGCCCGGACCACCGTCTGGTGCACCGAGTTGCCCGCCGAGTCCTTGGCGGTCGCCCTCAGCGACACGAAGGACGCCTTGTTCGGGGCGTCCAGGCGGAACCGCCCGTCGCTGCCGCAGGCGGCCTTGTGCCAGGTCCGGCCGTCGTCGTAGGACAGCTCCACGCCGACCGCGCCGAGCTTGCCGGCGAGGCTGGCGCCCGGCAGGTGGGCGGCGGTGACGGACAGGGTGTCGTGCCGCCCGGCGCGCCCTGCCGCGTCGGTGCCGATCCGGTAGTCGAGCTGCACCAGCGGCAGCACCACGGTGGCGGCATCGGTCGGCTGCGCCGACGTGAAGTCCCACTCGGTGCGCGTACGGGAGGAGTACGGGGTGTAGGTCACGTCCCGCTCACCCGTGACGACCAGCTTGTACGGCAGCTTGCCGCGGCTGGGGGCGTCTCCCCAGACGTTCGTGAAGTTCCCCTGGCCCAGCTGGGTGGTGCCCTGGTAGAGCGTCTGCTGCTGGGTCACGGCCGGGTCCTGGTTCCACCCGACGTGGTTGCCGCTGCCCCAGGCCGGGATGTCGATGTACAGGAGGCTGCCGTTGCGGGTGGGCGGCAGGTTGTTGAAGAAGGCGTCGTTCAGGAAGGGGCGCTGGATCGGCTTGAACCACTCCTCGGACTGCCTGCTTCCGGCCCGGTAGGCGGTCTTCGCTCCCTCCTCGAACCCGATGGACTCGGCGAACACCTCCTGGTGCCAGCGGACACCGTCGGTGGACACCCAGTCGGTCCGCTTGCCGTTCGCGGGCTCCGGCATGATGGGGCCGGAGGACCAGTCGACGCCGTCGAGCCATTCGAAGCGGAACTCTGCGCCGGGAACGTCCGGCTTCGGGCTGGCGAAGGTGACGTCGATCCGGGCGAGGTTCTTCGTGTCGCCCTTGACCGTCATCTTCGACGGGATCTCGTTCTGCCAGGCGTGCGCGAGGTCGTACACGTACGGGCTCGCGGTCTCGGAGTCGACGGTGATCCTGGCCCCGCCGTCCACGGCCTGCCGGATGAGCTTCTCGCCGTCCTCGGTGCCGAGCAGGCCGACGTCGAGGGCGACGGGCCGCTGACCGAGCGGCGCGTAGGAGCGCATCGGGCGGCCGTAGCCGTTCTCCACGACCAGCATGAGTTTCGCGCCCGCGGCGATCGCGTTGGCCGCCTGGTCCATGTCGCCGACGTCGTCGCTGTGGCGGACCACCACGGCCTTGCCGCGCGCGTCGAGGTGGGCGTAGTCCTCGCTCGACCCCTGGCCGGCGAAGACCAGCGGCAGCTTGTAGGTGCCCCTGGCCAGCGGCGTGATGCCCTCCTGGCGCAGGATGCCGGCGAACTCGGTCGTGCGGGTGGCGACGGCCAGTGCCGGCTTCTCGGCGCGCCAACGGGCGGTCAGCTGGAAGTCCCCGTGGGTGACCTTGTGGGTGGTCGGCTGCGCCCAGATGCTGTCGTAGTACACGCTCTCGGCGGACAGACCCGACCTGACGCCGTTCATGACGCGGTTGTAGCCCAGTTTCTGGAACGTCACGTCGCCGCGCTGCGGGGTGGTCATGTCGATGCGCTTGGCCTTGGAGGCGTCGAACGTGACGGTGGTGTCCCGGTCCACGAGCACGTCGGGGTCGCCGAGCAGCGCCAGGCCCCTGGAATGGGGGCCGTGGACGCCCTGGACCTCCTGGTAGGACAGGGCCGAGTACACGTCGTCGGGCACGAAGATCTCCACGGTGCCCGAGGGGCCGACGCCGACCGGGACGGGGTCCTTGCTGCCTGCCTTGATCAGCATGACGTCGCCGGACGTGGGATTGCCCTCGGAGTCCTTGAACGTCAGGGTCAGCTTGTGCATCGTTGCGAAGCCGAGGGAGACGGCGGTGTGCGCCACGGCCCTGCCGGCCGTGTCCGTCGCGAGCACCTGGCCCGAGTAGTGCTCCTTGGCGGTGCCCGCCGAGCCGTCGATCGTCACCGTGACCTTGGCGGAGCCGTGCGCGGGGACGACCACTTGGGAGGCTGACAGGCGGAACATCCCGGACGGGGCGCCCGCCGCGTCGACGGACAGCGAGAGCGCGACCGGCGCGTCGGTGACGTTGGTGTACGTCACCGGGCGCTGGAGGGCGCCGCCCTTGTACTGGGCCGCATAGGCGGTCGCCGAGGCGAAGACCCCGGCCTGTGCTGCCGCGGCGACGTCCAGTCGGCCGCTGCCGGCCTCGAAGGCGTCGTACGTCGGGGTCTGCCGGGAACTGCTGGCCAGCAGGTCCTTCAACTGGCCCCCGGTGAGGTCCGGATGGGCCGCGGCGAGCAGGGCGGCGGCGCCCGCGACGTGCGGTGTGGCCATGGACGTGCCGCTCATGGACTGGTAGGCGCCCTGGTCGTTCCCGTCGAACCGGGAGTTGGCCGCCAGGATGTCGACTCCGGGGGCGGTGATCTCCGGCTTCAGCGCGCCGTCGATACGGGGGCCCCTGCTGGAGAACGAGGCGAGCGCGTCGGTGGAGTCGACCGCGCCCACGGTCAGCGCCGAGGTGGCCGCCCCCGGTGCGACGATGGTGTTCGGATCCTCACCGAAGTTGCCCGCGGCGACCACGAACAGCGCGCCGGTCTCGGCGCTCAGCCGGTCGATGGCCTGGCTCATCGGGTCGGTTCCGTCGGACACCTGGCTGGTGCCGAGGCTCATGTTGATGATCTTGGCGTGCTGGTCGACGGCCGCCCACTCCATGCCGGCCAGGGCGTAGGAGATCTGTCCGCCGCCGTTGTTGTCCAGCACCTTGCCGATGCTCAGGCGGGCGCCCGGGGCGACGCCCTTCTCCTTGCCGCCGGAAGCCGCACCGGTTCCGGCGATGATGGACGCGACGTGGGTGCCGTGTCCGGCGTGGTCGTCGGTGTTCTCGTCCGGGACGAAGCTCTGATGCGCCGCGATGCGGTCCGCCAGGTCCGGGTGGCCGGCGTCGACGCCGGTGTCCAGGACGGCGACGTCCACGCCCTGCCCGGTGTCGCCGCCCTGCCAGACCTGCGGGGCGCCGATCTGCGTGGTGCTGTCGGCGAGGTCGGCGTGGATGGGGGCGTCGAGCCAGATGTGCGAGATGCCGCCGCCGAAGGACGGCTGGGCCTTCCGGGCCCGGGCGCCGTCGTTCGCCGCCGCACCGGCCACGGACTTCCAGAAGTCGTCCGCGCGGGAGCGGTCCGCGGTCAGCGCGGCGCCCTGGATGCTGTCCAGGTTCCGCACCCGGGCCGCGCCCTCGGGGACGGCGGACGAGCGGCGTGCGGCGCCGGGCTGCGTGTAGGAGACGATCAGCGGCAGCCGGGCGCGGTGCGCGTCGTCGTATCCGTCCGCGATCAGGGCCGTGACGTTGAACAGCTGCCGGTCCAGCGTGCCCTGGGCCAGGAAGGGCAGGGCGGACTCGGGGTAGACGTAGAGGTCGTCGCCCGACGTCATGATGCGGGTCCGCGCCGGCAGTCCGTCGGCACCGCGGACGGTGACGGTGCCCCCGGACTGTCCACCGCCCCGGGCGACCTGACTGGTGGTCACGACGTCGCCGGTGATCAGTGTGACGGTGTGTTCGCCTGTGGGCACATGGTCCGCAGCGGATGCGGATGCGGGTGATGGAGCGGGAGTGTCGGAAGGGGCGGCTGCCTGAGCCGTGATCGGGCTCGTGAGGGCGAGTACCGAAGCGCCGGCGATGACCGGCACGCTCCAGCGTCTGTGGTGTCGCTTCAAGGGTGTCCCTGGTTGGGGTCCGGGCAGGGGACGATCGCCCCCTGCCGTCCAGGGGCGTCACACCGCAGCGGGTTGGCGCCACCTGGGCGACGTGATCATATGCATGTATGAATTCACTGTGAAGAGTGGTGCCTGCACATTGTGAAACTCACGGCAACGATGCGTTGCGCGCAGCGGGCGCGCAGCCCTTCCGCCCGGTCCCGTCTGCGGCAGAAGTGGTCCCCGGGCAAAGGCTGATGGAGGCGGCGGCCGGGGTGAGCGCGGGCCGCGTCCTTCGTCTTCCGCGCGGGAGGCTGATGGTGGAAACACTGGTCACAGTGTGCCTCATCGTGTTTGTGTCGGCGCGGGCGAGTGGAGATCTGCCACCGGGGTGTCCGTGCCGCTATTTCCTTGGAGATCCGGTCCAACAGCCTGCTACGTTGCAAGACTTTGTCCCGATCGGAAGGAATGCCATGGACGCCCCCTCCCTGCACAGCCGGTTCCTCGGCGATGTGCTTCCCCGGATCCAACAGGACGACCGTGTCAGTGGTGTTGCCATCGCGGGGTCGATCGCCGGTGGACACCCCGACATCTACTCCGATGTCGACCTGATCGTGGTCATCGACGACGAGGCGTTCGACTCGGTCATGGCGGAGCGTCTCACGCTGATCGGTTCCTGGGCAGCCCTCGTGGCCGGATTCACCGGGGAACACGTCGGCGAACCCCGCCTGATCATCACGCTCGTCGGGCCGCCCCTCCTCCATGTCGACTTCAAGTTCGTGCGGGGCTCCGACTTCGCCGACCGCACCGAGGACCCGGACATCCTGTGGGACCGCGACGGCCGCCTTGCCACCTCACTCGCGGAGCATCCTCCGACCACCCCGTCGTTCGACCTCCAGTGGATCGAGGACCGGTTCTGGACCTGGGTGCACTACGGCGCGACGAAACTCGGCCGCGGTGAACTGTTCGAAGTCGTCGGCCTCCTCGGCTACCTGCGTGAGGCCGTACTGGGCCCCCTGGCGGCCCGCCGGGTGGGTGCGGCCCCCCGTGGCGTCCGCCACCTCGAATCCATCGCGCCGGACGAGGCGCGTGACCTCCGGGCGACCCTGTGCGGTTACGACCGGCACGACGCCGGCCGGGCCCTCCTCGCCGGCGTCACGCTCTACACACGGTGGCTCGAGGAGGCCGGAGTGGCGATCGAACGTCACCCTCACGCCGAGAAGCTCGCCGTGCAGTACCTCCGCGACGTCATCGACCAGACGAGCTGAGCCGGTCTCCTCGGTGTGCACTGTTCGGCGGCCGGCGGCAGTACCCGGAGACCGCAGTCGACCGCGTACGGCTGCTCCAGGCGTTGCACCAGGCGGGGCCACCTGTGGCCGCGAGTGTGCAGTGCCGCCTTGCATGAAGGGAGGGGCGGGGCGGCTTACCGCCTTCCGGCGGAGTCCCTGCCGCCGTCACTCGACGTAAGTGGTCAAACACATCTTCCGCCAAGAAGTCGTGGAGAAATGAGCGAAAATGGAGAAGAGGACGTTTTGGTATTTGTCGGGGAGCCATAAATGGATGCCTTGGACGAACTCCTTCGAGGGGCTGACCCGGCGGCTCTTCTGACGCTGGACGGTGCCATCCTCGGCCTCAACGCTGCGATGGCCACAGCGCTCGGTGGGCCGGAGGAGCAGTGCCTGGGACGTGACTTCGATGAGCAGCGCCTGGGAGGTGACTTCGGCGATCTGCTGCCCGCAAGCCAGCGGATGTCGGCCGAGAGCCTCGTGGCCCAAGCCGCCAGGTCGAAGGCGGTCGCGATGCGGGTGCTGGAGTTCCCCGGCCCGGGCGACGCACCCGTTGCCTGCTTGATCGAGGCGCGGCAGGTGAAGGATCCCGCAAGGGACGAGCCGTTGGTCTGGGTGCACGCCCTGGATGCGCGGAACGACCTGGCGAGCCTGTTGATCCCGTTCCGGCTGGCCACCGAGGCCGCCGATCTCGGCCTGTGGATGTACGCACCCCAGGGACGCCAGCTGGAGTGGCTCGGTGGCGCACCCTCCCTGGCCGCGCTCTTCCCGGCACCCACTGTGTCGCTTTCCCGTGTGATCTCGGCAGTGCACGCTGACGACCGGGAGGCCTTGCGGCAGCTCCTGCGCTCGACCTCCACC includes:
- a CDS encoding nucleotidyltransferase domain-containing protein, with protein sequence MDAPSLHSRFLGDVLPRIQQDDRVSGVAIAGSIAGGHPDIYSDVDLIVVIDDEAFDSVMAERLTLIGSWAALVAGFTGEHVGEPRLIITLVGPPLLHVDFKFVRGSDFADRTEDPDILWDRDGRLATSLAEHPPTTPSFDLQWIEDRFWTWVHYGATKLGRGELFEVVGLLGYLREAVLGPLAARRVGAAPRGVRHLESIAPDEARDLRATLCGYDRHDAGRALLAGVTLYTRWLEEAGVAIERHPHAEKLAVQYLRDVIDQTS